A part of Petroclostridium xylanilyticum genomic DNA contains:
- a CDS encoding homocysteine synthase encodes MRKRNLGFDTLQVHAGQVPDSATGSRAVPIYQTTAYMFRDSEHAANLFALKENGHIYTRFSNPTQEVFEARVAALEGGVGALAVASGHAAVVLAILNIAGAGDEIVSASTLYGGTFNLFTHSFPKLGINVKLVNPDDPENFRNATTEKTKAYFVETIGNPTINVADLEAIANIAHENGVPLIVDSTFTTPYLCRPFDFGADIVIHSATKFIGGHGTSMGGIIVDSGKFNWDNGKFPGLSEPDPSYHGVNYVKDIGAAAFIIKARVQLLRDYGPAVSPFNSFLFLQGLETLSLRMQKHCSNALAIARYLENHPKVGWVNYPGLETNKYYHLAQKYLPKGQGAIFTFGLEGGVEAGKKFIDSLEIFSHLANVGDAKSLVIHPASTTHSQLSEEGLKAAGVSPDMVRLSIGIEDAEDLIFDLEQAIDKATK; translated from the coding sequence ATGAGAAAAAGAAATCTAGGTTTTGATACGTTGCAAGTACATGCAGGGCAGGTGCCCGATTCTGCTACCGGCTCGAGGGCCGTACCCATCTATCAGACGACTGCATATATGTTTAGAGATTCTGAGCATGCTGCAAATCTTTTTGCATTAAAAGAAAACGGACACATATACACCAGATTTTCCAATCCAACGCAGGAAGTATTTGAAGCAAGAGTTGCAGCTTTAGAAGGTGGTGTTGGCGCCCTGGCAGTAGCTTCCGGCCATGCTGCTGTTGTATTGGCTATCCTTAATATAGCAGGAGCAGGAGATGAAATAGTTTCCGCAAGCACATTATATGGTGGTACCTTCAACTTATTTACGCACTCTTTTCCGAAACTGGGGATCAATGTGAAACTTGTGAATCCTGATGACCCGGAGAACTTTCGTAATGCTACTACAGAAAAAACCAAGGCCTATTTTGTTGAAACGATAGGAAACCCGACCATTAATGTTGCCGACCTGGAAGCAATAGCTAATATTGCTCATGAGAATGGAGTACCACTCATCGTTGACAGTACTTTTACAACTCCATATTTGTGCAGACCGTTTGACTTTGGTGCTGATATAGTGATACATTCTGCTACCAAATTCATAGGCGGGCACGGTACTTCTATGGGAGGAATTATTGTAGACAGCGGGAAGTTTAACTGGGATAACGGAAAGTTCCCTGGATTATCTGAACCCGACCCCAGCTATCACGGTGTCAATTACGTAAAAGATATTGGTGCGGCTGCTTTTATTATCAAGGCCCGCGTTCAACTATTAAGAGATTATGGGCCGGCGGTTTCTCCGTTTAACTCTTTTCTATTCCTTCAAGGTTTGGAGACGCTTTCACTTAGAATGCAAAAGCACTGTTCCAATGCACTGGCGATAGCACGGTATTTGGAGAACCATCCAAAAGTAGGCTGGGTCAATTATCCCGGTTTGGAAACCAACAAATACTACCATCTGGCACAAAAGTATCTGCCGAAGGGACAGGGAGCAATATTTACTTTTGGTCTTGAAGGCGGGGTCGAGGCAGGAAAAAAATTTATCGATAGCCTGGAAATTTTTTCACATCTTGCCAATGTCGGAGATGCAAAATCCCTGGTGATTCATCCTGCAAGTACCACGCATTCCCAGCTTTCAGAAGAAGGGTTAAAAGCTGCAGGGGTCAGTCCGGATATGGTAAGGTTATCTATTGGAATAGAAGATGCAGAGGATTTAATATTCGATTTGGAACAGGCAATTGACAAAGCGACTAAATAA
- a CDS encoding GerMN domain-containing protein has protein sequence MKKIFLVSVLLLIIAFMWGCSMGRGDIKKSADMLQAKPQNKQKINLYFTDKENSKILSETREVVVEDTKKLPKIAIQELLKGPVSLEMKKAIPEGTKLLDIKQEGTLVTVNFSKEYYKSGDIGEIVARFSLVNTLSDLPNIQKVLILVEGKELIGPSGKPFGPLGKDDVVFEAAPSEKDKTTLTLYFAGNGWENLVPEKRVVVVKDNEPVEKYVIEELIKGPKDKNLFATVPAQTKLLSIETKEGICFVNLSNEFRTEHPGGSAGEIMTIYSIVNSLTELEHINKVQFLIEGQKIETFKGHMALKEPVERDPEIIKK, from the coding sequence ATGAAAAAAATATTTCTGGTCTCAGTATTACTTTTAATTATTGCTTTTATGTGGGGTTGCAGTATGGGTAGAGGTGATATAAAAAAATCAGCGGACATGCTTCAGGCAAAACCACAAAATAAACAAAAAATAAACTTGTATTTTACCGATAAGGAAAATAGTAAAATATTATCCGAGACCAGAGAAGTTGTTGTGGAAGATACAAAGAAATTGCCTAAAATCGCCATACAGGAATTACTAAAAGGGCCTGTAAGTTTAGAAATGAAAAAAGCCATTCCGGAAGGGACTAAGTTACTGGATATTAAGCAAGAGGGTACTTTAGTCACAGTTAATTTTTCGAAGGAATATTATAAATCGGGTGATATTGGCGAGATCGTTGCACGCTTTTCACTGGTGAATACATTATCTGATTTACCTAATATACAGAAGGTATTGATTTTAGTAGAAGGAAAAGAACTTATTGGTCCCAGCGGCAAACCTTTTGGACCTTTAGGTAAAGATGACGTAGTGTTTGAAGCCGCTCCTTCAGAAAAAGACAAAACTACATTGACGTTATACTTTGCCGGAAATGGCTGGGAGAATCTCGTACCTGAGAAGAGAGTAGTAGTGGTTAAAGATAACGAGCCTGTGGAGAAATATGTAATAGAAGAGCTTATTAAGGGGCCTAAGGATAAAAATCTTTTTGCTACGGTACCCGCACAAACGAAACTGCTTTCCATAGAAACAAAAGAGGGTATATGTTTTGTAAATTTGTCCAATGAGTTTAGGACAGAACACCCCGGGGGATCCGCAGGTGAAATTATGACGATTTATTCTATTGTTAATTCACTTACCGAGCTTGAACATATTAATAAAGTACAATTTTTAATAGAAGGACAAAAGATTGAAACCTTTAAAGGGCATATGGCATTAAAAGAGCCTGTTGAAAGAGATCCTGAAATTATCAAAAAGTAA
- a CDS encoding sensor histidine kinase: protein MVITYFLIILLTLFLIDIYIQDSLEEYSFNQRGVELLTRANVVANITSQYIEYSDELIKQTIKQLEIDKNIRVIVTDKEAKVLFDTAEANNLKGKVLLKEEVVKALKGNDVQTHFEEETGWVINAAVPIVKEKETRGVVYLSTSAQNIVDFLKDFRKKLYGITLVVSLLIGLLSFFLAGVITGPVEELTAAIRDMSDGKLNRKVEIRGNDEIAQLGTAFNKMIERLNQVEEKRHQFVSDASHELKTPLSSIKVLAESLMHMQQLEMPIIKEFLSDINNEINRLSRIIDKLLMLTRMDIFENELEMKNVNMKALLQGIVKSLSPLAGKKGIELRLKANEDIFVLVDEDKIWEAIFNIVDNSIKYTPEGGNVTIDIDKSEYSVTIIVEDNGIGISGTEINKIFDRFYRVDKARARETGGTGLGLSIALDAVKLHGGDIQVESEEGKGSRFKITIPYRET from the coding sequence GTGGTTATAACCTATTTTCTTATTATTCTGTTGACATTATTTTTAATAGATATTTATATACAGGATTCTTTAGAAGAATACTCTTTTAATCAAAGAGGTGTAGAATTGCTTACCAGGGCAAATGTAGTTGCAAATATCACCTCACAGTATATCGAATACAGCGACGAATTGATTAAGCAGACCATCAAGCAATTAGAAATTGATAAAAATATCCGGGTTATCGTAACGGATAAAGAAGCCAAAGTTTTATTTGATACGGCTGAAGCAAACAACCTGAAAGGCAAGGTGCTTTTAAAAGAGGAAGTGGTAAAGGCACTGAAAGGCAATGATGTGCAAACTCATTTTGAAGAAGAAACCGGATGGGTCATTAATGCAGCAGTACCAATTGTTAAGGAAAAAGAAACGAGAGGTGTAGTGTATCTATCTACCTCTGCACAAAATATTGTTGACTTTTTAAAAGATTTCAGAAAAAAACTATACGGCATTACCTTAGTTGTAAGTTTGCTCATCGGGTTATTAAGTTTTTTTCTTGCAGGAGTTATAACGGGTCCTGTAGAAGAATTGACTGCTGCAATCAGGGATATGTCTGATGGAAAGCTAAATCGAAAGGTTGAAATAAGAGGAAATGATGAAATTGCTCAATTGGGAACAGCTTTTAATAAAATGATCGAACGTTTAAATCAGGTGGAAGAAAAAAGGCACCAATTTGTATCCGATGCCTCCCATGAACTTAAAACACCCCTGAGTTCGATTAAAGTGTTAGCAGAGTCCCTTATGCATATGCAGCAATTGGAGATGCCGATTATAAAAGAGTTTTTGAGCGATATCAATAACGAGATCAACCGTTTATCAAGAATTATTGATAAACTCCTTATGCTTACCAGGATGGATATCTTTGAAAATGAATTGGAAATGAAAAATGTCAACATGAAGGCGCTTTTGCAGGGAATAGTAAAAAGCTTATCTCCTTTGGCCGGGAAAAAGGGTATAGAATTAAGATTAAAAGCTAATGAAGATATTTTTGTACTGGTTGATGAAGATAAAATATGGGAGGCAATTTTTAATATTGTTGACAACAGTATTAAGTATACTCCGGAAGGAGGAAATGTAACAATAGACATTGATAAGTCTGAATACAGCGTTACTATCATTGTAGAAGATAATGGGATTGGCATTTCCGGTACTGAAATAAACAAAATCTTTGACAGGTTTTATAGAGTTGATAAGGCAAGAGCGAGGGAAACCGGCGGTACAGGGCTGGGGCTTTCAATCGCATTGGACGCTGTAAAGCTTCATGGAGGAGATATACAGGTAGAAAGCGAAGAAGGAAAGGGAAGTAGGTTTAAGATTACTATTCCTTATCGTGAAACTTAA
- a CDS encoding response regulator transcription factor — MKILIVDDEKLLVKGIKFNFEQDGYQVEVAYDGEEAIKLAKDKSIDIIILDLMLPKVDGLTVCQKIREFSNVPIIMLTAKNEDIDKILGLEYGADDYLTKPFNILELKARVKAILRRVTSSGHEPRKGNLSKGDIELDYNSRKVKIKGREIELTAKEFDLIDLFASNPGRVYSRENLLDIIWGYDYPGDIRTVDVHVRRLREKIEPNPAEPDYILTKWGVGYYFKEIQ, encoded by the coding sequence TTGAAGATTTTAATTGTTGATGATGAAAAATTATTGGTAAAAGGGATTAAATTTAACTTTGAGCAAGATGGCTACCAGGTAGAAGTAGCTTACGATGGTGAAGAAGCTATTAAGCTTGCAAAAGATAAAAGTATAGATATTATTATACTGGATTTAATGTTGCCTAAGGTTGACGGACTTACAGTATGCCAGAAGATCCGGGAGTTTTCCAATGTTCCTATCATCATGCTGACTGCGAAGAATGAAGACATTGATAAAATTCTTGGATTGGAATATGGTGCTGATGATTATCTTACCAAACCCTTTAATATTTTAGAATTGAAGGCAAGGGTAAAAGCAATTTTAAGAAGGGTGACATCATCCGGGCATGAACCACGCAAGGGTAATTTATCCAAAGGGGATATTGAACTGGATTACAATTCGAGAAAGGTAAAAATAAAAGGCAGGGAAATTGAATTGACTGCGAAGGAGTTTGACCTGATTGACCTTTTTGCTTCTAATCCGGGAAGAGTCTACAGCAGGGAGAACCTGCTGGATATCATCTGGGGTTATGATTATCCGGGTGATATAAGGACTGTGGATGTTCATGTTAGGCGGTTAAGAGAGAAAATCGAGCCCAACCCGGCTGAACCTGATTATATATTAACAAAATGGGGAGTTGGTTATTATTTTAAAGAAATCCAGTAA
- a CDS encoding helix-hairpin-helix domain-containing protein, which translates to MFNLTKREKVIIIVSLVLLVAIGGTFMLNYNKTKPIQLEVKDTDQVYAQQLALQKELVKEQEPPETKKIMVHIKGQVKNPGVVTLDEGKRVWDALKLAGGELDTADLNAVNLAAPLRDGQDVYIPAKGERVNNMEAVSSQQTLSGNNGKININTAGAEELDKLPGIGTATAKKIIDFRNQNNGFKTIEDIMNVPGIGEKKFEQIKDLIEVR; encoded by the coding sequence ATGTTTAACTTAACAAAAAGAGAAAAGGTTATAATAATAGTATCTCTTGTTTTATTGGTTGCTATTGGCGGAACTTTTATGTTAAATTATAATAAAACAAAACCTATTCAACTGGAAGTGAAAGATACTGACCAGGTTTATGCACAACAATTGGCGTTACAAAAAGAGTTAGTTAAGGAGCAGGAACCACCTGAGACAAAGAAAATTATGGTCCATATCAAAGGACAGGTCAAAAATCCTGGAGTAGTAACTCTGGATGAAGGAAAAAGAGTATGGGATGCTCTAAAATTAGCAGGAGGTGAATTGGATACCGCAGATTTAAATGCTGTAAACCTTGCGGCTCCGCTTAGGGATGGGCAGGATGTGTATATTCCTGCTAAAGGAGAAAGGGTAAATAACATGGAAGCGGTATCTTCACAGCAAACGTTATCGGGAAATAACGGCAAGATCAACATTAACACCGCCGGTGCCGAGGAGTTGGATAAACTTCCCGGAATCGGGACTGCTACTGCAAAGAAAATTATTGATTTTAGAAATCAAAATAACGGATTTAAGACCATTGAAGATATAATGAATGTACCGGGTATAGGAGAGAAAAAATTCGAACAAATCAAAGATTTAATTGAAGTGCGTTGA
- a CDS encoding D-alanyl-D-alanine carboxypeptidase family protein, with translation MQKKVALIILFLFFINIFAIPVYAQSPQINSPSVILIDSATGRILYEKNSHEKMYPASITKIMTAILALEKGNLNDIVTASSEAVLSVDAGGSNVGILPGEELSLENLLYALMISSANESANVIAEHIAGSIDEFVKLMNQRAAELGAKDTYFVNTNGLHDDRHVTTAYDMALISRHAMTIPKFREIANTSYYEIQPTNKYNEKRYLSNTNHLINKYRATRYYNYLYEPAIGIKTGYTSKANHTLVAAAKKNGLELITVVMGSKLDGMKYQSYEDTINLFEYGFNNFGMQTIVKPGDIIDEVKVMDAKANEHVILLAEQALTALLPNNVDKNTIQKEVYPLSNIKAPINKGDVLGFATYKYQDQVLGKVNLVADRNVEQEPIVIVKNKTISILNSLWFRVLTGVIGSVLVILVILRIARRKKKYSFSRNKVRYIRNKKW, from the coding sequence ATGCAAAAAAAAGTCGCACTTATAATTTTGTTTTTATTTTTTATTAATATCTTCGCTATACCTGTATATGCACAATCTCCTCAAATCAATTCTCCTTCTGTCATCTTGATTGATAGTGCTACCGGTAGAATTTTATATGAGAAAAACAGCCATGAAAAAATGTATCCTGCAAGTATTACTAAAATTATGACCGCCATACTGGCCTTGGAAAAAGGAAATCTTAATGACATTGTCACAGCAAGTTCAGAGGCTGTTTTAAGTGTTGATGCAGGCGGAAGTAATGTTGGTATATTACCTGGTGAAGAACTTTCTTTAGAAAATCTGTTATATGCACTGATGATATCGTCTGCTAACGAAAGTGCAAATGTGATTGCTGAGCACATAGCAGGTAGTATAGATGAATTTGTAAAGTTAATGAACCAAAGGGCTGCCGAATTAGGTGCTAAAGATACATATTTTGTAAACACCAATGGCCTTCACGATGACCGTCATGTAACAACCGCCTATGACATGGCATTGATTTCCAGACATGCTATGACAATACCTAAATTTAGAGAAATTGCAAATACAAGTTACTATGAAATACAACCCACAAATAAATATAATGAGAAAAGGTATCTTTCCAATACCAACCATCTGATCAATAAATACCGTGCAACCAGGTACTATAATTACTTATACGAGCCCGCAATCGGGATAAAAACCGGTTATACATCTAAAGCAAACCATACTCTGGTGGCTGCTGCAAAAAAGAACGGTCTCGAGCTTATTACGGTAGTAATGGGTTCAAAATTGGATGGAATGAAGTATCAGTCTTATGAAGATACTATTAACTTGTTTGAATACGGTTTTAACAACTTTGGTATGCAAACTATTGTAAAACCCGGGGATATTATCGATGAAGTAAAGGTAATGGATGCAAAGGCTAATGAACATGTAATCCTGCTGGCAGAGCAAGCTTTAACAGCTTTGCTGCCTAACAATGTGGATAAAAATACTATCCAAAAGGAGGTATATCCTCTTTCCAATATTAAAGCACCCATTAACAAAGGAGATGTATTAGGTTTTGCTACTTATAAATATCAAGACCAGGTCCTTGGAAAAGTTAACCTGGTTGCTGATAGAAATGTTGAACAGGAACCTATCGTTATTGTAAAAAATAAAACCATTTCCATATTAAATTCCCTATGGTTCAGGGTTTTAACCGGTGTAATTGGTTCGGTATTAGTTATTCTTGTAATACTTCGAATAGCCAGAAGAAAGAAAAAATATTCATTTTCCCGGAATAAAGTTAGATATATTAGAAATAAAAAGTGGTAA